The Candidatus Zixiibacteriota bacterium nucleotide sequence GCCCGCCATTTTTGCGCTGGGTAAAATCAAAGACCCTGAGGCTATCAAACCACTCATCGAGGCTCTCCATGATACTGATGACATCGTTCGTGGGCGTGCCGCTTATGCTCTAGGAAAGATAAAGGACACCACGGCCATCGGACCACTTATCGCGACCCTGCATGATCCCCAAGCCCACGTTCGCGGGGATGCCGCCGATGCTCTTGGAAGGATTAAGGACCCCGCGGCCATTAAACCACTCATCGCAACCCTCCAAGAAGCTCACGCCTCTGTTCGCGGGCGTGCCGCCCGTGCCCTGGGTAATATCAAAACCCCGGAGGCCGTCAAACCACTCATCGACGCCCTTCATGATCCCGATGCCTATGTTCGCCGCCGCGCGGCCTATGCTCTTGGAAACATCAACAATCCCGAAGCCATTAAACCACTCTTGGCGACCCTCGATGATACCGACACCTTTGTTCGCCGATATGCCGCCGAGGCTCTGAGTAATATTAAGGATCCCGCGGCCATTAAGCCACTCATCGAGGCCCTCCATGATACTAATGTCTACGTTCGCAGTCACGCCACCAAAGCTTTGCGTAATTTCAAAGACCGCGTGGTTATCGAGGCACTCATTGAGGCCCTCCATGATATCAATGCCTCTGTTCGTGGGTGCGCTGCGGCTGCTCTGGAAAATATCAACGACCACGCGGGCACAAGAGCACTCATCGAGGCCCTCGGTGATGCCAATGCTGAAGTTCGCGGACGCGCTGCCGAAGCTCTGGGTAGGATCAAAGCCTCCGCTGCTATCAAACCGCTTATCGCGGCGCTTCATGATCCCGAAGCCCATTTTCGCGGTCGTGCTGCCGAGGCTCTGGGTAAGATCAACCACCCCGCGGCCATCGTGCCTCTCATCAAGGCCATTCATGATACTGCAGCCTCCGCACGCTGGCCAGCAGTCTTTGCTTTGGAAAATATCAAAGCCCGTGGAAAAATGGCAAGACTCATTTCTGAATTCAAGAAAACAAGAAAGACATCAATTAGAGCCTCTTTTATTGAGGCGATTAGAATGAGTGATCGAGCAGAACGCGCAGAAAAGAAGATAAAGCCGGCATTTCGTTAAGCCTATCGCTCTACCAAATCCCCAATTCATCTTTGGCCTTTTCCGAGGCCATTTCTTCCGGATTCCAGGGAGGATCCCAGACAAGAGTAATGGTCACTTTCTCCACCCCCTCAAGCTCTTTGATAGCATCCTCAATATCGGTGAGCAGTGCCGGCCCATACGGGCAGCCGGGCGTGGTCAGCGTCATGGTGATATTGACAATTTTC carries:
- a CDS encoding iron-sulfur cluster assembly protein — translated: MLTREIILEKIRPVADPEICISVVDLGLIYDVEIVEQKIVNITMTLTTPGCPYGPALLTDIEDAIKELEGVEKVTITLVWDPPWNPEEMASEKAKDELGIW